The region GTAACCAAATTAAAACAGGTAAATAGTCCTTCAACTTTTCCCGCAGCACTTTCAGTGCTTTTACCATATGGTTCTCCACTGTTTTTAGGGAGATTCCCAACTGTTCTGCAATTTCGGCGTAAGTCAAATTTTCGAATCTACTCAACTTAAACACCAACCTGCACTGGTCGGGTAACGAATCAATGGCATTGGCCACAATCGCATCTAACTCACTTCCTATCAAATCCTGCGAAGCATCGTCGTGCAGCAATTCCGTTTGGTTTTTAACAGAATCCCCGTATGTTTTTCGCACTTTATAGTGCTTAACCCTGTTCAAGCAGCTGTTATGAACTGCCCGGTATAGGTACGATTTAACCGAAGTATGAATCTCTAGTGTATCGTGCTTTTCCCAAACAGTAAGGAATGCGCTCTGTACCATCTCCTCGGCCTCATCCATATCGCT is a window of Tenuifilaceae bacterium CYCD DNA encoding:
- a CDS encoding DNA-directed RNA polymerase sigma-70 factor; amino-acid sequence: MELLDKNIVDALRQGDEQVFETIFRTYYERLCNYANTILSDMDEAEEMVQSAFLTVWEKHDTLEIHTSVKSYLYRAVHNSCLNRVKHYKVRKTYGDSVKNQTELLHDDASQDLIGSELDAIVANAIDSLPDQCRLVFKLSRFENLTYAEIAEQLGISLKTVENHMVKALKVLREKLKDYLPVLIWLLFMRN